A stretch of Miscanthus floridulus cultivar M001 chromosome 13, ASM1932011v1, whole genome shotgun sequence DNA encodes these proteins:
- the LOC136500086 gene encoding uncharacterized protein, translated as MAIPNYTYMKLNMPGPCGVITIGTSFQRAYECEVECYEHAMAIIASKELTAIRKEVAEEAPNPKRSVRSFEPVEGTREVFIDPSVSKGKVERIGTTLSSK; from the coding sequence atggccatccccaactacacctatatgAAGCTAAATATGCCAGgaccatgtggggtcatcaccattggtacctccttccagcgcgcctacgagtgtgaggtcgagtgctacgaacATGCCATGGCGatcatcgcctccaaggagcttacggccatcaggaaggaggtcgccgaagaagcaccTAACCCCAAGCGGTCGGTCAGGTCTTTCGAGCCAGTGGAGGGCACCAGGGAGGTCTTCATAGACCCTAGCgtctccaagggcaaagtggagcgcattggcaccacactttcctctaaatag